The genome window GCCATTGCAATTGCAGATTTTATCACATTCTTAGGTTCTCCATGAGGAGCAGCAATGCCATCTATTAACGTTGGGGCAAGAAGCTCTCTTTTGTATACATCAAACAGAAACTCTTCCTTTACAAAACCTTTCTTTATCAACTGCCCGGCAAGTGCATCTAATACATCATTTTTGGTTTGACAATTTGGCTTTACAATTATCAGTTCCTCATATATCACTTTATTTAGAGACGATTTCAAAAAGTTTTTTCTTACATTATTTTTAAAATTTGATTCCATACCAATTATATTTTGTAATTTTTCTACTGCTTCCCCTTTTATTATTTCTTCCAAAGATATGAATGGTATAGAGTTATCATTAGGATTTATAGTTCCTACAATTGCTACAACAGAACCTTTCTTTTTGATTTCACTTATTTTAGACGATAACTCTTCATTGCCAATAACACCAATGGGAATAATTTCAGCTTTTTTATGAATATCAGGTATCATATTCTCAATAAGCCTTTTAATTCTTAATGCTGTTCCTTCTCCAGTAATACATAGAGTTACTATTATCTTTTTGTCTTTGTTTTTTGATACTGGTGTAAACCTTCCAAGACCCACTTTGTCTTTATCTATACTTTCCACAATTTCATCCAGATTAGTATCAGGTAAGAGTGCCCTCCTTACTGCTTCCAATACCATCACTGTATCAACACGCCCTACAGTTTTTGTAGGAATACCAGTTTTTCTAGTTATGATTTCACCAAATGTTATTAATGAGCCCAAATCTACAAGAAGCAATACACCTTTGCCTTCATTTATTTTATTTACGACATCAATTGTTCTTTGAAGGGTTAATTCAGGTCTTTCATCTAGAGACATTTCTATCCCTACAGCAAAATTCACACCTAGTAGTCGATTTGCTACTTCAGCCATCCCTAAAGCCACACGACCGTGAGAAAGTACAACTACTCCTACCCTGCCCTGTTTTACATCCAAAGGTCTCATTGCTGTTCTAAGATACATAGCAATAAATCCTATTTCATCTTGAGGTATTTTGTAACCCAATTGCTCCTCAATATATTTAACCATTTCTTTGGCCACGTTATATTCCAGTTTGTATTCACTCATGATCTTTTCCAAATGGGGATTTACTATAGGTTTCCCTTGCTGAATCCTCTCAAATGTTGCACTTAAATGTATTGCTAAACAGTAAAAGAGATGATTATCTATTTCTCCTACCTTTTTTTCAATTTTTTTAGTCACCTTTTCTACAATATCAACTATATTTTGTCCCACTATTCCCACCAAGTCTTGTCTAGCTAAAGTTTGATGATTAGTTCCTACTTGTTTTATTAAATGCTGAAATTTCACTTCAAGCTCTCCGCCAATTACCCGATTTATAACATCCTGACTTGAGCCTTGCAATTCTAATTCGTCATATCTTTCCTCAATATATCGATAAATTTCTTGCGGCAACGTATAGAAGTCTTCTTTGAACTCCATATTCGTATCTATTTGACCAGGTCTTGCTATCAATTCTGCTTCAATAAAACTTTCAACCTCAGGTTTTCGATTTTGTATTTTTAATAATCCTCTTCTTACGTGAACTGGTAAGTCAACTAAATCAACCTCTATATATTCTTTATGATCTCCTACATAATTTAAAAATCCCCTAGCGCAGGCAACTTGAATATCACTTCTGAGTTGCCCAATATTCCCTTGACAATCATATAGTAAAAGGTTTCTTAAAGCCTGTTGAGTTACCTTTATCTTGACCCCTATTCTGTTGGATTCTTTATTAAAGAAACTCCTTATTATTTGATATCTCTCATCTAGAGGTCTCGCTAATAGAGGTGAAAGTTCAATAATCATAGGTATCCTTCGCCTAAAAGTGAATAAAAGCGATGACTCTATGTCTTCTGTAGTTGCAGCAATGATTAGAACTTGAGCTGTACGCTCACTTTCTGTCTCACCCATACGTCTGAATTTTCCTCTATCCATTAAGAAATATAATTGTTCCTGACCTTCAGGAGGCAAGCGATGAACTTCGTCTAAAAAAAGTATTCCTCCATTAGCTTTTTCAACTAATCCTTCTTTTACCATTTCAGCTCCTGTATAAGCCCCTTTTACATGCCCAAAAAGCTGTGATAAGAGAAGCTGTGGATTTTCAGCATAATCCGCACAGTTAAAAATGATAAAAGGTTCTTTTGGTGATAGAACACCTATTTCTAAGGCATAATCATACATAGCTTCAGCTAAGTTACTTTTTCCTACTCCTGTAGAACCCAGTATTAAAGTGTGAAGGCCATGTGGAGGATACAATATTGCTGCTTTTGCCTGCTGAATTTGAGGCTTCAAACTACTATCAAAGCCAATAATCCTTTCAAAGGCTGATGTTTTTATATGCTGTCTATTCAGTGAATTTTGTACATTTGTAGTATTTGCAACATTTATATCATCCGAAGATTTAGTGTAAATAATTTCTTCTTTAATTTCTTTGCTTAACTGGGATACAAGATACCTTGAAACATCAAAACCTCTATTTTTTATGATCCTTGTAAGTTCTCGGTTTGATATTTCAGGTTTTTCAGCAATAATATTTTTTAGTTCCTTAGCTAGAAAAGGTTTGCATCTCTCCCTAGAATTCAAAATATTTAATTCACTCCTTAAAACTGTAACAACATCTCTTCTTATACCTAACATCCCAGCTAATTGATCATCAGTATAAGGTTTTTTATTATTTTCAGATTCAATTAACTTAATTAGACGGTCTTTCATTTCATCACCTCTCACTAAAATTTGTGCAATATTTGTGCCATGTCACTGGTAGAATTTGTGGTTTGCATTATTCTGCAATTTATAACATTTTACTGATTAAATACAACAAAATATGACACAATTCCTGCCGTTTTTCTGAAATTTGAACAAAAAAATATCCCAAACTAATCCAAATAATTGGCAGTTGGGATTTTATCATCATTTTATAGTTATGTAAATTGTTCATATACTAATTTTCTTTAGGATATTAAACATGTATTCAACTATAGCATGTAAGTATCCTAACAATAAAGCGTACTATTATATTACTGATATTACCTCAATTTCACCATTTTTGTTTATTCTAATTATTTTGGGAGCTACATCATAGTATGCTGTTACATCATTAATATTATTAGTATCTTTAAGTATCATTCCACTTGAAAATATGGTATATAATCTATCATTAAAAAACCTCTTGTACCCATCTCTCTCTGCTTCATGTCCTCTTATAAGAACATCAAATCCTATAATATTCCTGAATTCTTTAAATTGCTCATGTGTAAATATGAATCTTCCAGAATTTTCTCTAAGGTCTTCTTGATTATCATGCGGATCACTCCAAAGCATATTATGAACTATGGATTTATTTTTATTATCTACTATACTTTCATCTGTAAGATCAGATATACAGTTTATATAATTATAAAAACTTTTATCATCTTTTTTAGCTCTAGGTATACCACCATGTACACCTAATATAGAAATATACTTGTGATTAATAAATGCTATATTGCACAGACTACCAAAAAATTCTAAGTATTTTGCTACCATCTTAAGATTAAAGGTACTATTAACCTTTGATAAATTATATATGTACATAAGAAAATAGTCATTTTCATTTTCTTCTTTTCCTATTCCTACACATAATTTAACCTTTTCATCCTTTATAAAACCTCCGTCGTGGTTTCCTCTTAACAAATAAATATTTTCAGGAAAAAGATATTTTAAAATTAATATATTCTCCAATAATTTAAAATGTGACTTTCCTCTATCAACATAATCCCCAAGAAATATTAATCTAATTTTATTTTCTTTTATAATATTATCAAAAAAACTACATTGAGATATTATTCTTTTTAGACTAAAATCATCAGAATGTAAATCTCCAATAAAATAATAATCATAGTCATAATTGTTAAACAAATAAATATTAGATGCCCTTTTCCCATCTTTAATCTGGTTATTTATTTTTTTAATATTCAAATTTTCTTTTAATCGTTTATTATTAAAACAATTTTCTTCTGATTTATGTATCTTGCAAACTTCATCTATTAAATATTCATGTATCTTACACATATTATTCAAATCTGGTTTATCTGTTTTATAAACATCTTTCCATACAAATTCGCTTATTTTATATACATCTGTTTGCAAATCAACTCCATTGCAGTATTGATTGTCCTTAAGCTTATAATCAATATCTTTAATAAAATTAACTATATTCATATAATTACTCATGCTTTTCCTCCATAATTATTAATTTATACATATTACAATCCTTCATGTCTTTTTCTATTATCACTACAATAATATCACCTTTTTAAGTTTAAATAAATTATTCTATCAAAAAAATTACTGCCTTATAGTCTTTATATCTACAGAAAAAGAGAGCCAAATCATACTTTTAGCTCTCTTTTAGGTAAACGTTATCCAGCATTTTGACCGTTCTTCGCTATATTATATTATTATGTCAAGTATGTTGAGAGACAAAATGTCCCTTACATAGTTTACTTCTATTGCTTTATGAACCTAATAATCATTATATCGGATCGAAACGCAGATAATTCTTTATTTAAATTTAAAACATTATTTCTTAAACTAGTTATAAAAACATTAATCCTAAAGATATAACAGCACCTGAATAAAGTAAAGCTATAACACAAAATCCCATTATATCTCTTGCTCCGAGTCCCGCTATACCCAATGCTGGCAAAGCCCAGAAAGGTTGAATTAAGTTAGTCCAAGCATCTCCCCATGCAATAGACATGGCTGTTTTGGCAGCTGGAACTCCAAGTTCTGCCCCTGCAGGCATCATTATTGGTGCCTGAACAGCCCACTGCCCTCCGCCTGAAGGTACAAAGAAATTTACAATACCTGCACTCAAAAATGAAAATAGTGGAAAAGTTGTTGCGCTTGAAATATTTACAAATGTAGTTGAAATAACACCTGCGAGTGAAAGACCTGTAGTAGCACTTACCCCTGTCATCATTCCCATCAAACCAGCATAGAACGGGAATTGAAGAATTATACCAGCTGTTCCTTTTGCTGCAGCTGATATTGCATCAAGAAATCTTCTTGGAGTACCATGAAGTATAATTCCTGCAAATAAGAACATAAAGTTAACAATATTTAAGTTTAATTTGAAGCCATTTTGCACAAAATAGTAAACTACATATGATAATCCCATAATTCCTATAATCATTGATAATATAGGGCTATTTTCTAATTTATCTGCTGGAGTCATTTTAGATACAGGAAGCACTTTTTCTTCTTCATCTTGTAGTAATTTGGGATCAATAGTTATAACTTCATCTTCCTTTGGATGCATAGCTCTATTAACTAATGGTAAAGTAAATAATATAATTCCAAAAATTATTAAATTGAAAGGTGAAAATATTGTAGAGTTTGTAGATATTGCATCAACTACAGCACCATTTGTTACTTTTGCCAAATCTGCTCCGCCTGATGCTAGTTTTAGTGGAATGGAACCAGAAATTCCCGAATGCCATACTATGAATCCTGAATAACCAGCTGCTATTAGTAATCTATAATCAACTTTTTTTACTTGCTTTGCTAATTCTTTTGCATACAAAGCACCTATTACTAGTCCAAATCCCCAGTTAATCCATGCAGCTGCTGCTTCTACAATAGTTACAGCTATTATAGCTTGCCCTGGAGTCTTTGGTATACTTGCCAGCTTTTTTAGGTATTTTTTAATAATAGGAGCATTAGCAAGAGTATAACCTGTGACTAAAACCAAAGCCATCTGCATAGAAAAAGCTAGTAATTTCCAAAAACCACCACTCCAATGAAGTATCATTGCCATAGGACCTTGCCCAGTAAATATCATACCAGTAGCAAATACAACTAATGTTAGAATTATTGCAAATAGAAATGGATCTGGTAAATATTTTTGAACCATTGCAACACAGGCGTTTGTGAATTTTTTAAACATGAAATTCCTCCTTTTATTGTGGTTAGAAGTTTTAATTAAATTATTTATAAATTATCACCTAGAGAATCAATTTTTTGTTTATACATCCATCTGTTTTAAATCTTCAGCTATTATTATTTCAGCTTCAGTAGCTGCTTTGATATCTTCAATAGTAAATTCGGATCCTATTTCTTTTAAAACTAATCCTTCTTCGGTTACTTCTAATACTCCCATTTCTGTTATTATAAGAGAAATTTGTCCAACTGCAGTAAGTGGAAGTGTACACTCTTTCAAAATTTTAGGTTTACCTTTAGCTGTATGAGTCATAGCTATAATAACCTTCTTAGCACCTACAACTAAATCCATAGCACCTCCCATACCTGGTACTAATTTTCCTGGTATCATCCAATTAGCAAGATTTCCTTTTTCATCTACTTGCAGAGCACCTAAAACTGTAACGTCTACATGACCGCCTCTTATAATTCCGAAAGAAACAGCACTGTCAAAGAATGCTCCTCCTTGGTGGATTGTAACTGGCTGTCCTCCAGCATTTGTTAGGTCTTTATCCACATTTTCTTCTTCTGGAGAAGGTCCAAGACCTACAAATCCATTTTCTGATTGGAGTATAATATCAATACCTTCTGGTATATAATTAGCAACCATTGTTGGTAATCCTATACCTAGATTCACAACATCCCCATCTTTTAGTTCCTTAGCAACCCTTTTAGCTATTATTTCTTTAACCTGAGCCTTATCCATTACTATTCACCTCCTACAATATAATCTACAAATATACTTGGAGTCATTACATTATTTGGATCTATTTTTCCAACCTCTACAATATTTTCTGCTTCAACTATTACAATATCAGCAGCACTTGCCATTAGAGGGTTGAAGTTTCTTGTTGATTTGTTATAGTATATATTACCCTTTTTATCAACTTTTGAGCCTGCTATTAAAGCAACATCTGCTCTTAAAGGTGTTTCTAAAATGTATACTTTTCCATCTATATCTATCTTTTGTTTACCTTTTTCTACTTCAGTTCCTAAGCCAACTGGTGTCAAAAAACCTCCTAAACCAGCCCCTCCATTTCTAATTTGTTCTGCCAAGGTTCCCTGTGGTACTAATACTACTTCTGTTTCTCCCTCATTCAATTGTCTGCCTGTTTCTTTGTTAGTACCTATGTGAGAAGTAATAATTTTTTTTACTTGTTTATTTACTATGAGCTTACCTATACCAATATCTGGTGTAGCCGTATCATTAGAAATCAAAGTTAAATTTTTAACTCCTTTTTCTACTAAAGCATCAATGATTTTATGAGGGTTACCTATTCCCAAAAACCCACCTATCATTACTGTCATACCATCTTTTATTTTGCTGACAGCTTCTTCAATAGATATATGTTTTTTCACTGGATATACCTCCCTTTTATTTTTATTGTAAAATTATTACCTCTTAACAATGACAGCTTCTCCCATTCCTCCACCTATACATAACGTTGCTAAACCATATTTTGACTCTCTTTTAATCATTTCATGCACTAATGTAATCAAAATTCTTGCACCGCTTGCTCCAACTGGATGACCTAAAGCTATAGCACCTCCGTTTACGTTAACGTTTTCCTTATCCAAACCTAATTCTTTAACAACGGCTATAGACTGTGCTGCAAATGCTTCATTGGCTTCGATTAAATCTAAATCTTCTACCTTTAATCCTGCTTTTTCTAATGCTTTTCTAGATGCTGGTATTGGTCCAGTACCCATTATGCTTGGATCAACTCCTGCTGATGCATAAGAAACAATTGTTGCTAAAGGTTCAATTCCTAACAAATCAGCTTTTTCCTTACTCATTATAACTAAGGCAGCAGCTCCATCATTAATTCCAGAAGCATTTCCCGCAGTAACTGTTCCGTCTTTTTTAAATGCAGGTCTTAATTTTCCTAATTTTTCTATGTTAGAGTTTTCTTTAATATATTCATCTTTATCAAATATAATTGGATTTCCTTTTCTCTGTGGTATTTCAACAGGTACAATCTCATCATCAAATTTACCCTCTGCTCTTGCTTTAGAAGCCCTTATTTGACTTTGAAGTGCAAATTCATCTTGTTCTTCTCTACTTATTTTCCACTGGTCTGCAATATTTTCTGCTGTAACACCCATGTGATAATCATTAAAAGCATCAGTTAAAGCATCTTTGATCATTGTGTCAACTATTTTACCATGTCCCATCCTATGACCCCATCTTGCCTTATCCAAAACGTAAGGAGCTTGGCTCATATTTTCAACTCCACCAGCCACTACAATATCGTTATCACCAAGCAAAATAGACTGAACTGCCCATGATACTGACTTAAGTCCAGACCCACAAAGCATATTAATAGTAGTTGCAGGAGTTTCTACTGGTATTCCTGCATTTATTGCTGATTGTCTAGCTACTCCCTGACCATGCCCTGCTTGTAAAATACATCCCATGAAAACCTCATCAATTTTTGAAGCGTCAATATTAGCTCTTTTTAATGCTTCTTTAATAACAACTGTTCCCAACTTTACTGGAGAAATATTTAATAATGCTCCATTAAAACTTCCTATAGGTGTTCTTACTGCGCTCGCTATAACAACTTCTTTCATTATTTTTGCCCTCCTCATAAATGTGTTATACTTATAATTTGTTTAATCTTTTAGATCTATACTATTAACTTAAACGCAATAAATATGCCAACTCTGAAAGCGTTGAAATCACAAGCTTAAAATTATGTATAAAAAAAAAGCGATACATATATGTATCGCTAATGATATAAAACGTACAGAAGATTCTGAAATTACAATATGTTTTGTAGATACAAAAATGTATCGCTTATGATACATTTTTGTATCACTTTGTTTCTATTCCCAAACTTTTTACCTTTCTTACTATTGTTGGTTGGCTAACTCCTAATACTTTAGCAGCCTCTCTTGTACTTTTATGCTTTTTTAATACTTTTTTTATTAATTGTTTCTCAAAAGAATCAACAGCTTCTTTAAGTGTTAAAGTGTTTTCTTCTAAATAAAAAGAAACCACAGCGCTTTTATCAAATATATTTAATAAATGTTTCTTAATAATTATTTTATCTTTAATAGTAACGACTAATCTTTCAATGTAATTTTCTAGTTCTCTAACATTTCCTGGCCAGTTATATTTATCGAATATTTCCAAAGCAGATAAATCAATTTGCTTATCTCTATTGTATTTTTTATTATAAAAATCTATAAATTTACGAACTAACAAAGGAATATCTTCTTTTCTAGAGCGCAATGGGGGAATTTGAATAGGTATTACATTTAATCTATAAAATAAATCTTCTCTGAATTTTCCTTTTTTAACTTCTTCCTGTAGATTTCGATTTGTAGCAGCAATAACTCTTGTATCTAGTTTAATAGGCTTAGTTCCACCAATACGTGTTACTTCTTTATCTTGCAGTACACGCAATAGTTTTGATTGCAGCTTTATAGGCAAATCACCGATTTCATCCAATAGTATAATACCAGAATTTGATAATTCAAACATCCCTAGTTTGGCTTTATTAAGAGCTCCTGTAAACGCTCCTTTTTCGTAACCAAAAAGTTCAGATTCTAACAAATTTTCTGGTATAGCGGCACAATTCACTTTAATAAAAGGACCTTTTTTTCTATGACTATTTATATATATTTCTCGAGCCACCACTTCTTTACCTACCCCAGTTTCACCAGTAATGAGGACAGTAGCATCTACTCCAGCTATTCTGTGTATTAATTCTTTAAGCTGTCTCATGCTGAAACTATCTCCTATTAACTCACTTTTTCTAATTTGCTGATTTCTTAATAGCTCTAATTCTTGATGATATTTTTTGCTTATCTCTTCTGAAGCTTCAAGCCTTTGTTTCAAGTTAATTAGCTCTGTAATATCTCTTACATTGGTTATTACTAGTGTTATTTCACCCTTTTC of Abyssisolibacter fermentans contains these proteins:
- a CDS encoding sigma 54-interacting transcriptional regulator gives rise to the protein MKDRLIKLIESENNKKPYTDDQLAGMLGIRRDVVTVLRSELNILNSRERCKPFLAKELKNIIAEKPEISNRELTRIIKNRGFDVSRYLVSQLSKEIKEEIIYTKSSDDINVANTTNVQNSLNRQHIKTSAFERIIGFDSSLKPQIQQAKAAILYPPHGLHTLILGSTGVGKSNLAEAMYDYALEIGVLSPKEPFIIFNCADYAENPQLLLSQLFGHVKGAYTGAEMVKEGLVEKANGGILFLDEVHRLPPEGQEQLYFLMDRGKFRRMGETESERTAQVLIIAATTEDIESSLLFTFRRRIPMIIELSPLLARPLDERYQIIRSFFNKESNRIGVKIKVTQQALRNLLLYDCQGNIGQLRSDIQVACARGFLNYVGDHKEYIEVDLVDLPVHVRRGLLKIQNRKPEVESFIEAELIARPGQIDTNMEFKEDFYTLPQEIYRYIEERYDELELQGSSQDVINRVIGGELEVKFQHLIKQVGTNHQTLARQDLVGIVGQNIVDIVEKVTKKIEKKVGEIDNHLFYCLAIHLSATFERIQQGKPIVNPHLEKIMSEYKLEYNVAKEMVKYIEEQLGYKIPQDEIGFIAMYLRTAMRPLDVKQGRVGVVVLSHGRVALGMAEVANRLLGVNFAVGIEMSLDERPELTLQRTIDVVNKINEGKGVLLLVDLGSLITFGEIITRKTGIPTKTVGRVDTVMVLEAVRRALLPDTNLDEIVESIDKDKVGLGRFTPVSKNKDKKIIVTLCITGEGTALRIKRLIENMIPDIHKKAEIIPIGVIGNEELSSKISEIKKKGSVVAIVGTINPNDNSIPFISLEEIIKGEAVEKLQNIIGMESNFKNNVRKNFLKSSLNKVIYEELIIVKPNCQTKNDVLDALAGQLIKKGFVKEEFLFDVYKRELLAPTLIDGIAAPHGEPKNVIKSAIAMAVLKEPIEWSPGIVVESVFMMALKEDSIDIINDFYGLIKKSDIMINFKQCSNSQEVQSIISEMLLP
- a CDS encoding metallophosphoesterase family protein, with product MSNYMNIVNFIKDIDYKLKDNQYCNGVDLQTDVYKISEFVWKDVYKTDKPDLNNMCKIHEYLIDEVCKIHKSEENCFNNKRLKENLNIKKINNQIKDGKRASNIYLFNNYDYDYYFIGDLHSDDFSLKRIISQCSFFDNIIKENKIRLIFLGDYVDRGKSHFKLLENILILKYLFPENIYLLRGNHDGGFIKDEKVKLCVGIGKEENENDYFLMYIYNLSKVNSTFNLKMVAKYLEFFGSLCNIAFINHKYISILGVHGGIPRAKKDDKSFYNYINCISDLTDESIVDNKNKSIVHNMLWSDPHDNQEDLRENSGRFIFTHEQFKEFRNIIGFDVLIRGHEAERDGYKRFFNDRLYTIFSSGMILKDTNNINDVTAYYDVAPKIIRINKNGEIEVISVI
- a CDS encoding short-chain fatty acid transporter, which translates into the protein MFKKFTNACVAMVQKYLPDPFLFAIILTLVVFATGMIFTGQGPMAMILHWSGGFWKLLAFSMQMALVLVTGYTLANAPIIKKYLKKLASIPKTPGQAIIAVTIVEAAAAWINWGFGLVIGALYAKELAKQVKKVDYRLLIAAGYSGFIVWHSGISGSIPLKLASGGADLAKVTNGAVVDAISTNSTIFSPFNLIIFGIILFTLPLVNRAMHPKEDEVITIDPKLLQDEEEKVLPVSKMTPADKLENSPILSMIIGIMGLSYVVYYFVQNGFKLNLNIVNFMFLFAGIILHGTPRRFLDAISAAAKGTAGIILQFPFYAGLMGMMTGVSATTGLSLAGVISTTFVNISSATTFPLFSFLSAGIVNFFVPSGGGQWAVQAPIMMPAGAELGVPAAKTAMSIAWGDAWTNLIQPFWALPALGIAGLGARDIMGFCVIALLYSGAVISLGLMFL
- a CDS encoding 3-oxoacid CoA-transferase subunit B; amino-acid sequence: MDKAQVKEIIAKRVAKELKDGDVVNLGIGLPTMVANYIPEGIDIILQSENGFVGLGPSPEEENVDKDLTNAGGQPVTIHQGGAFFDSAVSFGIIRGGHVDVTVLGALQVDEKGNLANWMIPGKLVPGMGGAMDLVVGAKKVIIAMTHTAKGKPKILKECTLPLTAVGQISLIITEMGVLEVTEEGLVLKEIGSEFTIEDIKAATEAEIIIAEDLKQMDV
- a CDS encoding CoA transferase subunit A, which codes for MKKHISIEEAVSKIKDGMTVMIGGFLGIGNPHKIIDALVEKGVKNLTLISNDTATPDIGIGKLIVNKQVKKIITSHIGTNKETGRQLNEGETEVVLVPQGTLAEQIRNGGAGLGGFLTPVGLGTEVEKGKQKIDIDGKVYILETPLRADVALIAGSKVDKKGNIYYNKSTRNFNPLMASAADIVIVEAENIVEVGKIDPNNVMTPSIFVDYIVGGE
- a CDS encoding acetyl-CoA C-acetyltransferase, yielding MKEVVIASAVRTPIGSFNGALLNISPVKLGTVVIKEALKRANIDASKIDEVFMGCILQAGHGQGVARQSAINAGIPVETPATTINMLCGSGLKSVSWAVQSILLGDNDIVVAGGVENMSQAPYVLDKARWGHRMGHGKIVDTMIKDALTDAFNDYHMGVTAENIADQWKISREEQDEFALQSQIRASKARAEGKFDDEIVPVEIPQRKGNPIIFDKDEYIKENSNIEKLGKLRPAFKKDGTVTAGNASGINDGAAALVIMSKEKADLLGIEPLATIVSYASAGVDPSIMGTGPIPASRKALEKAGLKVEDLDLIEANEAFAAQSIAVVKELGLDKENVNVNGGAIALGHPVGASGARILITLVHEMIKRESKYGLATLCIGGGMGEAVIVKR
- a CDS encoding sigma-54 interaction domain-containing protein: MTNDKNIIEIDNELKQEISNISQNLGLSVNDFINKLVTSYKSQINEKKLIAALDDEKNRVLALDDISNSLYDGLYIADGNGVTIDINKAFTRITGISKEQVIGQHLQTLIDRKFFSNSVTLMVLEQKKQVSTLCTIIHNNKKVLLTGNPIFNEKGEITLVITNVRDITELINLKQRLEASEEISKKYHQELELLRNQQIRKSELIGDSFSMRQLKELIHRIAGVDATVLITGETGVGKEVVAREIYINSHRKKGPFIKVNCAAIPENLLESELFGYEKGAFTGALNKAKLGMFELSNSGIILLDEIGDLPIKLQSKLLRVLQDKEVTRIGGTKPIKLDTRVIAATNRNLQEEVKKGKFREDLFYRLNVIPIQIPPLRSRKEDIPLLVRKFIDFYNKKYNRDKQIDLSALEIFDKYNWPGNVRELENYIERLVVTIKDKIIIKKHLLNIFDKSAVVSFYLEENTLTLKEAVDSFEKQLIKKVLKKHKSTREAAKVLGVSQPTIVRKVKSLGIETK